A stretch of Polypterus senegalus isolate Bchr_013 unplaced genomic scaffold, ASM1683550v1 scaffold_2389, whole genome shotgun sequence DNA encodes these proteins:
- the LOC120519983 gene encoding uncharacterized protein LOC120519983, with protein sequence MADFGDQKEFNESLRLTNNEVHVNQNWTEETLKTISNFIKCSSSKADIIVDYDEDDDDDDWCESERFVQFLSDCLDGISSIREDQIRYTLYYKCMADFGDQKEFNESLRLTNNEVHVNQNWTEETLKTISNFIKCSSSKADIIVDYDEDDDDDDWCESERFVQFLSDCLDGISSIRCCESFLLTCSKVLYTGGQRKAKLLLKKLGQTIEIKESRLKNSSCKYLGKLMSLCRRDLSLTLTPEAITLRGLQLLCKSWRHLKTLRITDVTARLISKLIRTKRKDTSVSVKEMVILRQSSTIKGPHLISNLSIILRHWSISQLDLSSCDLEGHFVTNLLSLQGHISL encoded by the exons atgGCGGACTTTGGAGACCAAAAGGAATTTAATGAATCTTTGAGGCTCACAAACAATGAAGTCCATGTGAACCAAAACTGGACAGAGGAGACGCTGAAGACAATCAGCAACTTTATAAAATGTTCCTCAAGTAAAGCTGACATCATAGTGGattatgatgaagatgatgatgatgatgactggtgtGAAAGTGAAAgatttgttcagttcttgtcagaCTGTCTAGATGGGATATCTTCTATACG AGAGGATCAGATACGTTACactctgtattataaatgtatgGCGGACTTTGGAGACCAAAAGGAATTTAATGAATCTTTGAGGCTCACAAACAATGAAGTCCATGTGAACCAAAACTGGACAGAGGAGACGCTGAAGACAATCAGCAACTTTATAAAATGTTCCTCAAGTAAAGCTGACATCATAGTGGattatgatgaagatgatgatgatgatgactggtgtGAAAGTGAAAgatttgttcagttcttgtcagaCTGTCTAGATGGGATATCTTCTATACG ctgCTGTGAGAGTTTCCTGTTGACCTGCTCTAAAGTCCTGTACACAGGAGGTCAACGTAAGGCAAAGCTCCTGCTAAAAAAGTTGGGCCAGACGATTGAAATAAAAGAGAGTCGTCTGAAGAACAGCTCCTGTAAATATCTGGGGAAATTAATGTCTCTTTGTAGACGAGATCTGAGTCTGACGCTGACACCTGAAGCCATAACTTTGAGAGGACTACAGCTGTTGTGCAAATCATGGCGGCATCTTAAAACGTTGAG AATAACTGATGTCACAGCGAGACTTATCTCAAAGTTAATAAGgacaaaaagaaaagacacatCTGTCAGCGTAAAAGAGATGGTCATCCTCAGGCAGAGCTCCACAATCAAAGGACCTCATCTTATTAGTAATCTGTCCATAATCCTGAGACACTGGAGCATCAGTCAACTGGACCTCAGCAGCTGTGACCTGGAGGGACACTTTGTGACAAACCTTCTGAGTCTCCAAGGCCACATCAGTCTCAA